One region of Chryseobacterium sp. SORGH_AS_0447 genomic DNA includes:
- a CDS encoding T9SS type A sorting domain-containing protein: protein MKKICTTLLAAFSMYSYAQTLNTQLNEIHYGAGSSPNNLIRLNDLIIFAASRNADEGLEPWVYNTATQKPTLLKDVFAGHNSGIPSNSIFVKLNNKVYFLAQQNYSGYQIWETDGTPAGTVKRQDINSNYSIDEFTVVGNKIFYYQNKELWAFDTGSNNLSLLKTFEYSGNVKLYPYNNQLIFAANDGISGKEIWKSDGTAAGTSLIKDIAPNSGSSISNDFKMLTLNNGKFYFMANTATGYVLYESDGTTAGTNPLLPMQNSPQLEGASGGDYFVFTGFSSTNGGLEPWVSDGTVAGTKILKDIYPGTTSSMSINQKFLKVGNKIYFDSSANGISPGYGNYIWETDGTENGTVLFNTPTNNMLYGKSSEGQYLILTKPNEGNRFWITNGNAAQTFEMSALGMTAANGVVDFNSKLYLAGSSPKNGMELYTLDPSAQSAVLASDISRYESSSPHSYELLNNDLIFIATDRESNSQFYKRNKTTQQITRFTNFTYGSSGPGMYTDFNDSLFKVGNFLYTKNNTPNPVSGFYRTDGTSANSAVISTGNTVIYDNSFFVNLNDNTLLFSGYNNVLGTELWKIDNNSSTVVLVKDISTESMGSMYNTDPKTTVLNGFAYFVAKENGKLGVWKSDGTEANTIKTIQINFQDGSDGNIKVVGSLNNKLLYSTRKEGSTNTSNTELFASNGDLASAVLLKSHNELYSSSGINSDTEILNNKLFYVVKGYPGGLYSTDGTVAGTTQVAPVNFFGDVKFKKCGNQLFFTNNNSTELLKTNGTTAGTVSLGANFSAIKDMTCANNYLYFLNGASQKVWRSNGTPAGTAPLDIFITNDDNQLLTNENILKMATDNEKLFLTIYTKEHGNELYTVTDPLPVYLAVNDAAANTKTGNSSIQVYPNPVADEFSLKIQNDVKVESLKLYDTSGKLIKEVSDFNGKVNISGLTSGIYFLKIKTSKGEFLSKILKK from the coding sequence ATGAAAAAGATTTGTACGACCTTATTGGCTGCATTTTCAATGTATTCCTATGCTCAGACGCTGAACACCCAGCTAAACGAGATTCATTATGGGGCAGGAAGTTCTCCAAACAATTTAATAAGACTTAATGATCTTATTATTTTTGCGGCATCCCGAAATGCAGATGAAGGATTGGAACCCTGGGTTTATAATACCGCAACACAGAAGCCGACATTGCTGAAAGATGTTTTTGCCGGGCATAATAGTGGAATCCCGTCCAATTCCATATTTGTAAAGCTGAATAACAAAGTCTACTTTTTGGCACAGCAAAACTATTCAGGTTATCAGATTTGGGAAACGGATGGAACGCCTGCCGGAACCGTAAAAAGGCAGGACATCAACTCTAATTATTCCATTGATGAGTTTACCGTCGTAGGAAATAAAATTTTCTACTATCAGAATAAGGAGCTGTGGGCATTCGATACAGGCTCGAATAACCTTTCCTTATTGAAAACATTTGAATATTCCGGGAATGTAAAATTATACCCTTACAATAATCAATTGATCTTTGCGGCAAATGATGGGATTTCGGGCAAAGAAATATGGAAATCCGATGGTACCGCTGCCGGAACCTCTTTGATAAAAGATATCGCCCCCAACAGCGGAAGCAGTATTTCGAATGATTTCAAAATGCTGACGCTGAACAACGGGAAGTTCTATTTCATGGCGAATACGGCAACGGGCTATGTGCTTTATGAAAGTGACGGAACCACAGCAGGGACAAACCCTCTGCTGCCTATGCAGAATTCCCCTCAGTTAGAAGGTGCTTCTGGGGGAGATTATTTTGTCTTTACAGGATTCAGTTCCACCAACGGAGGTTTGGAGCCATGGGTCTCAGACGGAACGGTTGCGGGAACAAAAATTTTAAAGGATATCTATCCCGGAACGACCAGCTCTATGAGTATCAATCAGAAGTTTCTGAAAGTTGGCAATAAAATTTATTTCGACAGCAGCGCAAACGGAATAAGTCCGGGCTACGGCAATTATATCTGGGAAACGGACGGAACGGAAAACGGAACCGTTTTATTTAATACGCCTACCAACAATATGCTGTATGGCAAAAGCTCAGAGGGGCAGTATTTAATTCTTACAAAACCCAACGAAGGAAACCGTTTCTGGATTACCAATGGAAATGCTGCACAGACCTTCGAAATGTCGGCGTTGGGGATGACGGCCGCTAATGGGGTAGTGGATTTTAATTCAAAACTGTATCTGGCAGGAAGCAGCCCTAAGAATGGGATGGAATTATATACCTTGGATCCGTCTGCGCAATCCGCTGTCCTGGCTTCGGATATTAGCAGGTATGAAAGCAGTTCGCCTCATTCCTACGAATTGCTGAATAATGATCTGATTTTTATTGCGACAGATCGGGAATCCAACAGCCAGTTCTACAAGAGAAATAAAACGACCCAGCAGATCACAAGATTTACCAATTTTACCTATGGATCTTCTGGCCCGGGAATGTATACGGATTTTAACGATAGTCTTTTTAAAGTCGGAAACTTTCTCTACACTAAAAACAACACGCCCAATCCGGTGAGTGGATTCTACAGGACAGACGGAACTTCTGCAAATTCAGCGGTTATATCTACAGGAAATACCGTTATTTATGATAATTCTTTTTTCGTTAATCTTAATGACAATACCTTATTGTTTTCCGGATACAACAACGTGCTGGGAACAGAGCTTTGGAAGATTGATAATAATTCCAGCACGGTAGTTCTGGTAAAAGATATTTCAACCGAAAGCATGGGCAGTATGTACAATACCGACCCAAAAACAACAGTGCTGAATGGCTTTGCTTATTTTGTGGCCAAAGAAAACGGAAAACTGGGCGTCTGGAAATCCGACGGAACCGAAGCGAATACAATAAAAACAATTCAGATTAATTTCCAGGACGGATCCGACGGAAATATAAAGGTTGTCGGAAGTTTAAATAACAAATTACTGTATTCAACAAGAAAAGAAGGGTCTACAAATACTTCCAATACGGAACTTTTTGCTTCCAACGGCGATCTGGCTTCTGCTGTTTTATTAAAGTCTCACAACGAGCTATACAGCTCGTCCGGTATCAATAGTGATACGGAGATCCTTAATAATAAATTATTCTATGTTGTGAAAGGATATCCTGGCGGACTTTATTCTACCGACGGAACGGTGGCCGGAACCACGCAAGTTGCACCCGTTAACTTTTTCGGGGATGTTAAATTTAAAAAATGCGGAAATCAATTGTTTTTCACCAATAACAATTCGACGGAGTTGTTGAAAACTAACGGTACAACCGCAGGAACGGTAAGTTTAGGAGCCAATTTTTCTGCAATAAAAGATATGACTTGTGCAAATAATTACCTGTATTTCCTTAATGGAGCTTCCCAAAAGGTCTGGAGAAGCAACGGAACTCCGGCGGGCACAGCTCCATTGGATATTTTTATTACCAATGACGATAACCAGTTATTAACCAACGAAAATATTTTGAAAATGGCTACCGATAATGAAAAATTATTTTTAACCATTTATACAAAGGAGCACGGAAACGAATTATATACTGTTACAGATCCGCTTCCTGTTTATCTGGCAGTAAATGATGCAGCAGCCAATACGAAGACCGGTAATTCATCCATTCAGGTATATCCGAATCCCGTTGCTGATGAGTTTTCATTAAAAATTCAAAACGATGTTAAAGTTGAAAGCCTTAAATTATACGATACATCAGGCAAATTAATCAAAGAAGTTTCAGATTTCAACGGAAAAGTAAATATTTCCGGGCTGACGTCAGGAATCTATTTCTTAAAGATAAAAACAAGCAAAGGAGAATTCCTGAGTAAAATTCTTAAAAAATAA
- a CDS encoding DMT family transporter, whose amino-acid sequence MHKLALFRLHLIVFLWGFTAILGKLIHANAEILVFYRMLFAAVCLFVYIRVFRKDSIKVSKKVFFQLAAIGFTMALHWYCFFHSIKISNVSIALSCLSLSTLFASILEPVIFKRKIDISEVIMGVVIVACILLIFKTEFQYKEGIFYGVLCAVFGTIFSVFNGKMFGKTSSGNIIFYEIFSGWFILMLFYLFSGQIFEINEISYRDIALIGLLASVFTAFPMLESVNLMKYISPFTLILTVNLEPVYGIILAFFIFGESEHMSPVFYIASGVMILAIIVNGLIKAKKQKTLN is encoded by the coding sequence ATGCATAAATTAGCGCTTTTCAGGTTGCATTTAATTGTTTTTTTATGGGGATTTACGGCAATTTTGGGAAAGCTGATTCATGCGAATGCCGAGATTCTGGTTTTTTATAGGATGCTGTTTGCAGCAGTCTGTCTTTTTGTCTACATCCGTGTTTTCAGGAAAGACAGCATTAAGGTTTCCAAAAAGGTCTTTTTCCAGCTGGCCGCTATCGGATTTACCATGGCGCTCCACTGGTACTGTTTCTTTCATTCCATTAAAATTTCCAACGTTTCGATCGCGCTGAGCTGCCTGTCGCTGTCGACCCTGTTTGCTTCGATTCTGGAACCAGTAATTTTTAAACGAAAGATCGACATTTCAGAGGTAATCATGGGTGTGGTGATTGTTGCCTGCATTCTATTGATATTTAAAACGGAATTCCAATACAAAGAAGGGATTTTTTATGGAGTACTCTGTGCCGTTTTCGGGACGATATTTTCTGTTTTCAACGGAAAGATGTTTGGGAAGACGAGCTCGGGAAACATTATTTTTTACGAAATATTCTCCGGATGGTTTATTTTAATGCTGTTTTATCTTTTCAGCGGACAGATTTTTGAGATCAATGAAATAAGTTACCGCGATATTGCGTTAATAGGCTTACTAGCAAGTGTTTTCACAGCCTTTCCGATGCTGGAATCGGTGAACTTGATGAAATACATTTCCCCTTTTACGTTAATTTTAACAGTTAATTTAGAACCGGTTTACGGAATTATACTAGCTTTTTTTATCTTTGGAGAATCAGAACACATGAGTCCGGTTTTTTATATCGCTTCAGGAGTTATGATACTGGCAATCATTGTCAACGGATTGATAAAAGCTAAGAAACAAAAAACTTTAAATTAA
- a CDS encoding AAA family ATPase: MTAKPEIKTLGSLKASGYQTKSIKDELRDNLRDKIKNKESVFEGIFGYENTVIPQLEQAILSRHNINLLGLRGQAKTRLARMMTSLLDEWIPLVQGSEINDDPLNPISRYAKELIAAEGDNTPIEWLHRDERFFEKLATPDVTVADLIGDVDPIKAANLKLSYADDRVIHFGMIPRANRCIFVINELPDLQARIQVSLFNILQEGDVQIRGFKVRMPLDIQFVFTANPEDYTNRGSIVTPLKDRIGSQILTHYPETIQIAKEITSYESSLDSRQKNGVYVPDLAKDLLEQIGFEARESEYVDAKSGVSARMSITAFENLLSTAERRALLTGEETTSVRLSDFVGVIPAITGKVELVYEGEQEGAEAVAQMLLDNAIKTLFMTYFPKVEKLEKKNIDGPFSQITDWFLEDDGFLEITDESSDETYAKNLNKISPLDKIIEKYQPDTKPEDLLFLKEFILWGLAVNKKLNKERFRTGVFFS, from the coding sequence ATGACTGCAAAGCCAGAGATAAAAACATTAGGTTCGTTAAAAGCATCAGGTTATCAGACCAAAAGCATCAAAGACGAACTAAGAGATAATTTAAGAGATAAAATAAAAAATAAAGAATCTGTATTTGAAGGAATTTTCGGTTACGAAAATACAGTAATCCCTCAGCTGGAACAGGCTATCCTGAGCCGACATAATATTAATCTGTTAGGATTAAGAGGACAGGCTAAAACAAGGTTGGCAAGAATGATGACCTCACTGCTGGATGAATGGATTCCTTTGGTGCAGGGCAGCGAGATTAATGACGATCCGCTAAATCCGATTTCCCGTTATGCCAAAGAACTGATTGCTGCCGAGGGCGATAACACGCCGATTGAATGGCTGCATCGTGATGAGCGGTTTTTCGAAAAGCTGGCGACCCCGGATGTAACGGTAGCTGATCTTATTGGAGATGTTGATCCGATTAAAGCAGCTAATCTTAAACTGTCTTACGCCGACGACCGGGTTATCCATTTCGGAATGATTCCGCGTGCGAACCGGTGTATATTTGTTATTAACGAATTACCCGACCTTCAGGCAAGAATTCAGGTTTCCTTATTCAATATCCTTCAGGAAGGCGATGTGCAGATCCGTGGGTTTAAAGTAAGGATGCCGCTGGATATCCAGTTTGTTTTTACCGCAAATCCGGAAGATTATACCAACAGGGGAAGTATTGTTACGCCTCTAAAAGACCGTATCGGATCACAGATCTTAACGCATTATCCCGAAACTATTCAGATTGCGAAAGAAATTACCAGTTATGAATCAAGTTTGGACAGCCGTCAGAAAAATGGGGTGTATGTTCCGGACCTGGCGAAAGACCTTTTGGAGCAGATCGGTTTTGAAGCCCGGGAAAGTGAATATGTAGATGCTAAAAGTGGGGTAAGTGCCCGTATGAGCATCACCGCTTTTGAAAATTTACTAAGTACGGCAGAACGGAGGGCTTTACTGACAGGAGAAGAAACCACATCGGTAAGACTCAGCGATTTCGTTGGGGTGATCCCGGCCATTACGGGTAAAGTGGAACTGGTATATGAAGGAGAGCAGGAAGGTGCGGAAGCAGTTGCCCAAATGCTGCTTGACAATGCGATAAAGACATTATTTATGACCTATTTCCCTAAAGTTGAAAAGCTTGAAAAAAAGAATATCGACGGCCCGTTCAGCCAGATTACCGACTGGTTCCTGGAAGACGACGGCTTCCTGGAAATCACCGATGAATCTTCGGATGAAACATATGCTAAAAATTTAAATAAGATTAGTCCATTAGATAAGATCATCGAAAAATACCAGCCTGATACCAAGCCGGAAGATCTGCTGTTCCTGAAAGAATTTATCCTGTGGGGATTAGCTGTCAATAAAAAGCTAAATAAAGAAAGATTCAGAACCGGCGTTTTCTTTTCGTAA
- a CDS encoding PorV/PorQ family protein yields MMKKYLLLVFALVFGMSQSQIIRKYSNEFLNIGAGARGLAMGGAVISNQDDVYSPMWNPAGLMGVEKDWQGAAMHAEYFESIAKYDYLAYAKVLETGVFGVSVVRLGVDNILNTTQLIDTEGNIDYDKITKFSQSDYAAILSYAFNPGGNTKLDVGINAKIVYRNVGKFANGYGFGFDVGAIYKLDNGWKLGGMLRDATTTVNFWSVNQKELSTVVNGEEFNPAPKDKMELTMPKLNVGASKMFEINSSVYVLPEAGINVDFAKTAALVSTDFASLTPYAGAELGYQKMIFVRLGVNRFQSITDIEDLRRKVSFQPSAGIGIRYRGLTLDYAITNSGIGGSNFYSNFFSLKLDIGQFRND; encoded by the coding sequence ATGATGAAAAAATATCTTTTACTTGTGTTCGCCCTGGTTTTCGGGATGTCGCAATCTCAGATCATCAGGAAATATTCCAATGAATTCCTGAATATCGGGGCAGGAGCCAGAGGGTTGGCAATGGGAGGAGCCGTAATTTCCAACCAGGATGATGTCTACTCTCCGATGTGGAACCCCGCAGGTTTAATGGGTGTGGAAAAAGACTGGCAGGGTGCTGCTATGCACGCCGAATATTTCGAATCTATTGCCAAATACGATTACCTGGCTTATGCCAAAGTTCTGGAAACAGGGGTTTTTGGGGTTTCCGTCGTAAGGCTTGGGGTAGATAATATCTTAAATACTACTCAGCTTATTGATACGGAGGGGAATATCGACTACGATAAAATCACGAAATTTTCACAGTCCGACTACGCGGCGATTCTTTCTTATGCTTTTAATCCCGGAGGAAATACCAAACTGGATGTCGGGATCAATGCCAAGATTGTCTACCGGAACGTCGGGAAATTTGCTAATGGGTACGGTTTCGGGTTTGATGTCGGAGCCATCTACAAGCTGGACAACGGCTGGAAGCTGGGAGGGATGCTGAGAGATGCCACCACTACGGTAAATTTCTGGAGTGTTAACCAGAAAGAACTTTCTACTGTCGTAAACGGGGAAGAATTCAACCCGGCACCGAAGGACAAAATGGAGCTTACGATGCCTAAGTTAAACGTGGGGGCCAGTAAAATGTTTGAGATCAACAGCAGTGTGTATGTATTGCCGGAAGCCGGGATCAATGTAGATTTCGCTAAAACAGCAGCATTGGTTTCTACGGATTTTGCAAGTTTAACACCGTATGCAGGAGCCGAACTGGGATACCAGAAAATGATTTTTGTGAGATTGGGAGTCAACAGATTCCAATCTATCACCGATATTGAGGATCTCAGAAGAAAAGTTTCTTTCCAGCCAAGCGCGGGGATCGGGATCCGGTACAGAGGCCTTACACTGGATTATGCCATCACAAATTCAGGAATTGGCGGATCGAATTTCTATTCCAACTTTTTCTCGCTGAAACTGGACATCGGACAGTTTAGAAATGATTAA
- a CDS encoding TlpA disulfide reductase family protein, with translation MKKTFTISALLAAFSLQAQFTVTIQAPADFKDQDAILYTLNGSKDIIFTQEQSKNNVWIFKYPKNYMGMMKVYFPGSNNTFNFISENKNVNVKLDTQGNKVKDIVYLDEANELMSKFQEGSQKKELILPALSQIKEYYKDNTDFGKALKTEISRLSGGSEGIDQSQHPFIYYYNTNYSKFLSNDPAKKPSQEEIINFIDKSNDMLETSSLLRPVLVSYLNSGGNTKVAASVDKLLDRLKVETPRGQTVLSELIDIFDVYDMQEFKNKYLNLAKNLKCTITDRLASTLKSNANVEIGAAFPNYKFQSAVNTNAKSLYDVKADKKVIIFWSSTCSHCEEELPKLLAKYNELKARNIQVVGLSMDVDKDSYAKKIAAFPWVNDSELKGWNSSYVDTYNVHATPTYFILDANNKIINKPEHVADVLEYFNLK, from the coding sequence ATGAAAAAGACATTTACGATTTCAGCATTGTTGGCTGCATTTTCATTACAGGCTCAATTTACGGTTACGATTCAGGCTCCTGCCGATTTCAAAGATCAAGATGCTATTTTATATACTTTAAACGGATCAAAAGATATTATATTCACTCAAGAGCAAAGTAAAAATAATGTCTGGATATTCAAATATCCCAAAAACTATATGGGTATGATGAAGGTTTATTTCCCTGGTTCAAATAATACCTTCAACTTTATCTCTGAAAATAAAAACGTAAATGTTAAACTGGATACCCAAGGAAATAAAGTAAAAGATATTGTTTATCTTGATGAAGCCAATGAGTTGATGAGTAAATTTCAGGAAGGTTCTCAGAAAAAAGAACTTATACTTCCTGCTTTATCACAGATCAAAGAATACTATAAAGACAATACGGACTTTGGAAAAGCACTGAAAACTGAAATCAGTAGGCTTTCCGGAGGCTCTGAAGGAATAGATCAAAGCCAGCACCCTTTTATTTACTATTACAATACAAATTACAGCAAATTCCTTTCAAATGATCCGGCCAAAAAGCCTAGTCAGGAAGAAATTATTAATTTTATCGATAAGTCAAACGATATGCTGGAAACTTCCTCACTGTTAAGACCTGTTTTGGTTTCCTACCTTAATTCTGGGGGGAATACCAAGGTGGCTGCTTCTGTAGATAAACTGTTAGACCGTTTAAAGGTCGAAACTCCCCGTGGACAGACCGTTCTCTCAGAATTGATAGACATTTTTGATGTATACGATATGCAGGAATTTAAAAATAAGTATTTAAATCTTGCTAAAAATCTCAAGTGTACGATTACCGACAGACTTGCTTCGACTTTGAAGTCCAATGCAAATGTTGAAATCGGTGCAGCTTTTCCGAATTATAAATTTCAGTCTGCTGTCAATACAAATGCAAAGTCACTGTATGATGTTAAGGCGGATAAGAAAGTCATTATCTTTTGGTCATCAACGTGTTCGCATTGTGAAGAAGAACTGCCAAAATTGTTGGCAAAATATAATGAGTTAAAAGCTAGAAATATTCAGGTAGTCGGCCTGTCAATGGACGTTGATAAAGATTCATACGCTAAAAAGATTGCAGCCTTTCCTTGGGTAAACGATTCCGAATTAAAAGGCTGGAACAGCAGTTATGTGGATACCTATAATGTTCACGCAACACCAACTTATTTTATTTTGGATGCTAACAATAAGATAATCAATAAACCAGAGCATGTTGCCGATGTTTTGGAATATTTTAATTTAAAATAA
- a CDS encoding signal peptidase → MRIINKLVSAFFLIFGFLLINAQKMPPAPDSGTANRGTVGPGAQASPIDMYVYALGIIAVMFIVFFNKKYTSKKA, encoded by the coding sequence ATGAGAATAATAAATAAACTAGTTTCAGCTTTTTTTCTAATTTTTGGATTTCTTCTAATTAATGCACAGAAGATGCCACCGGCACCAGACTCCGGTACTGCCAATAGAGGAACGGTTGGACCAGGGGCGCAAGCTTCTCCGATCGATATGTATGTATATGCATTGGGAATTATCGCTGTAATGTTTATCGTATTTTTTAATAAAAAGTACACAAGCAAAAAAGCATAA
- a CDS encoding VWA domain-containing protein, with amino-acid sequence MKEHIVRGFRFETYKAPELSVFDRLLEIFTDLLTHTSGDFDEAIDWLRMLDEEYQLTTPEYTIEDFIEDLKKKGYIREEVDPNGSGNGIRLSSKMEQNIRKQALNQIFGNLAKSGTGNHKTKKSGSGEDTTGEFRNYNFGDPVEKISITESLKNAQINNGIGDFHLTENDLIVEDSIHQSQMSTVLMIDISHSMILYGEDRITPAKKVAMALAELITTRYPKDTLDIIVFGDDAWPVKIKELPYLQVGPYHTNTVAGLQLAMDILRRKRNTNKQIFMITDGKPSCVREPDGTYYMNSYGLDDYVVQKCYNMAAQARRLHIPITTFMIAQDPYLQHFVSEFTEANQGKAFYTGLNGLGQMIFEDYEANRKKKIR; translated from the coding sequence ATGAAAGAGCATATTGTGAGAGGTTTCAGATTTGAAACATACAAGGCGCCGGAATTATCGGTGTTCGACAGGTTGCTGGAAATCTTTACCGATCTGTTAACCCATACTTCGGGAGATTTTGATGAAGCGATTGACTGGCTCCGGATGCTGGATGAAGAATATCAGCTTACGACACCGGAATATACTATTGAAGATTTTATTGAAGATCTTAAAAAGAAAGGCTACATTCGGGAAGAAGTTGATCCCAACGGAAGCGGCAATGGAATCAGGCTGAGTTCAAAGATGGAGCAGAATATCCGTAAGCAGGCCTTGAACCAGATTTTCGGAAATCTGGCGAAGAGCGGGACCGGAAATCATAAAACAAAAAAAAGTGGGTCCGGCGAAGATACAACCGGAGAATTCAGAAACTATAATTTCGGAGATCCTGTTGAGAAAATTTCTATAACGGAGAGTCTAAAGAATGCCCAGATTAATAACGGAATCGGGGATTTTCATCTTACGGAGAATGATCTTATCGTAGAAGACAGTATTCATCAGTCACAGATGAGTACGGTTTTGATGATCGATATCAGCCATAGTATGATTTTATACGGAGAAGACCGTATTACACCTGCGAAAAAAGTAGCCATGGCTTTGGCTGAGCTTATTACGACCCGTTATCCGAAGGATACGTTGGATATTATTGTTTTCGGTGACGATGCATGGCCGGTCAAGATTAAGGAACTTCCTTATCTGCAAGTGGGGCCGTATCATACCAATACCGTTGCCGGGCTTCAGCTGGCGATGGATATCTTAAGGAGAAAAAGAAATACCAATAAACAGATCTTCATGATCACGGATGGAAAACCCAGCTGTGTGCGGGAGCCCGATGGTACTTATTATATGAATTCTTATGGCCTGGACGACTATGTAGTGCAGAAATGTTACAATATGGCTGCACAGGCCCGCAGGCTGCATATTCCGATTACGACGTTTATGATTGCTCAGGATCCTTATCTTCAGCATTTTGTAAGTGAATTTACGGAAGCCAACCAGGGAAAAGCATTTTATACAGGACTTAATGGGCTCGGTCAAATGATTTTCGAAGATTATGAAGCCAACCGTAAGAAAAAAATACGTTAA
- a CDS encoding acyl-CoA carboxylase subunit beta, translated as MDIEFNKREDQNRLKLSEINRLLSEIKKGGGEKRLQKLREEGKMTARERIEYLLDKNSDSIEIGAFAGYEMYEEHGGCPSGGVVVVMGYVSGRQCIVVANDASVKAGAWFPITGKKNLRAQEIAMENRLPIIYLVDSAGVYLPMQDEIFPDKEMFGRIFRNNAKMSAAGIIQISAVMGSCVAGGAYLPIMSDEAMIVEGTGSIFLAGSYLVKAAIGESIDNETLGGATTHCSISGVTDYKAKDDKDALNRIRNIMKSLGSTEKAGFDRIESAQPKEKPENIFGIMPVSRAEQYDTYEIIKCLVDHSEYEEYKPDYGKSIICATARIDGWSVGIVANQRKLVKSGKGEMQFGGVIYSDSADKATRFIANCNQRKIPLVFLQDVTGFMVGSKSEHGGIIKDGAKMVNAVSNSVVPKFTIITGNSYGAGNYAMCGKAYDPRLIVAWPWADLAVMGGAQAAKVLAQIQESTLKKQGKEITEEEHNEILETISKKYQKQTESTYAAARLWTDAIINPTDTRKWISMGIEAANHSPITEKFSLGVIQV; from the coding sequence ATGGACATCGAATTCAATAAAAGAGAAGATCAGAACAGATTAAAATTATCCGAGATCAATCGCCTGCTTTCAGAAATAAAAAAAGGCGGTGGCGAAAAGAGGCTTCAGAAGCTTCGTGAGGAAGGTAAAATGACGGCCAGGGAAAGGATTGAATATCTTCTCGACAAGAATTCGGATTCCATAGAAATCGGTGCTTTTGCCGGCTATGAAATGTATGAGGAGCACGGCGGCTGCCCAAGCGGCGGCGTGGTGGTGGTGATGGGCTATGTTTCCGGGAGACAATGTATCGTTGTGGCCAATGATGCTTCGGTAAAAGCCGGAGCCTGGTTCCCGATAACGGGCAAGAAAAACCTTCGGGCCCAGGAAATTGCCATGGAAAACAGGCTTCCTATTATTTATTTAGTAGATTCAGCAGGGGTTTATCTGCCGATGCAGGACGAGATTTTCCCGGATAAGGAAATGTTCGGGCGAATTTTCAGGAACAATGCCAAGATGAGCGCGGCAGGAATTATTCAGATTTCTGCAGTAATGGGAAGCTGTGTTGCCGGTGGTGCCTATCTTCCGATCATGAGTGACGAAGCGATGATCGTGGAAGGAACAGGTTCTATTTTCCTGGCAGGAAGCTATCTCGTAAAAGCAGCAATCGGAGAAAGTATCGATAATGAAACGCTGGGCGGCGCAACCACGCACTGCTCAATTTCCGGTGTTACCGATTATAAGGCAAAAGATGATAAAGATGCTTTGAACCGAATCCGAAACATCATGAAGTCTTTAGGAAGTACGGAGAAAGCAGGTTTCGACAGAATTGAAAGTGCCCAGCCGAAAGAAAAGCCGGAAAATATTTTCGGGATCATGCCGGTTTCACGGGCAGAGCAATACGATACCTATGAAATCATCAAATGCCTCGTAGACCATTCGGAATACGAAGAATACAAGCCGGATTACGGTAAAAGCATCATCTGTGCCACGGCAAGGATTGACGGCTGGTCCGTAGGAATTGTGGCCAACCAGAGAAAGCTGGTGAAGAGCGGAAAAGGCGAAATGCAGTTCGGAGGTGTAATTTATTCCGATTCTGCGGACAAGGCCACCCGGTTTATTGCCAACTGCAACCAGAGAAAAATTCCGTTGGTTTTCTTACAGGACGTTACCGGGTTTATGGTCGGTTCAAAATCCGAGCATGGCGGGATCATTAAAGACGGGGCTAAAATGGTTAATGCCGTTTCCAATTCGGTGGTTCCGAAATTTACAATCATTACCGGGAATTCTTATGGCGCAGGAAATTATGCCATGTGCGGGAAAGCATACGATCCGAGACTGATTGTCGCCTGGCCATGGGCAGATCTTGCGGTAATGGGTGGCGCTCAGGCCGCAAAAGTACTGGCACAGATTCAGGAATCGACTCTGAAAAAACAGGGAAAAGAAATTACCGAAGAAGAGCATAATGAAATTTTAGAGACGATTTCTAAAAAATACCAGAAGCAGACCGAATCGACGTATGCAGCTGCAAGACTCTGGACGGACGCCATCATTAATCCGACCGATACAAGAAAATGGATCTCTATGGGAATTGAAGCGGCCAATCATTCGCCTATCACCGAAAAATTCAGCTTGGGTGTGATACAGGTTTGA